In one window of Qipengyuania profundimaris DNA:
- a CDS encoding TolC family protein, with protein MSAIHWRGVLLGGLFLAAQATTVAAQERELLTLEAALARAGIVDSADEPPENPRLIGPRAEADAARALVDQARLRPNPEIAFEAENIAGSGAFSGLQATEYTLSLSQRLELGGKRGARVRAAQAEARVAALSGALSVAQLGRSVRERYVEAVSAAARLELARDIVERNRELARIAGVLVDVGREPPLRSLRAEAALAEALAELEAALAADRAARTALAALWGEATPATDVPSVFPEIEPPATLLASPSALRLQVARAEREAADAAIARERSLGIPDPAISAGVRRFEESRDQAFLVGVSIPFPFSNRNQGNIAAAEARLRAATAREAIARTDFELEVTQARGQFLAAEARVETLAETSLPQAEEALRLVRIGYRNGRFPLIEVLAAAEARDTIREALIQAQEDRGRLAATLIWLGAQ; from the coding sequence ATGTCAGCCATTCATTGGCGAGGGGTCCTCCTTGGAGGGCTGTTCCTCGCCGCTCAAGCCACGACCGTGGCGGCGCAGGAGCGTGAGCTTCTGACGCTCGAAGCTGCGCTCGCTCGTGCGGGCATCGTCGACAGCGCAGATGAGCCCCCAGAAAATCCGCGCCTGATCGGACCGCGGGCCGAAGCCGACGCGGCGCGGGCCCTGGTCGACCAGGCGCGGCTGCGGCCCAACCCCGAAATTGCTTTCGAAGCCGAAAACATTGCCGGAAGCGGCGCATTTTCGGGATTGCAGGCCACCGAGTACACTTTGTCCCTGAGCCAGCGGCTCGAATTGGGCGGCAAACGGGGAGCGCGCGTCCGCGCCGCCCAGGCGGAAGCGCGCGTCGCGGCCCTTTCAGGAGCGCTCTCGGTTGCTCAGCTAGGGCGATCGGTACGCGAACGCTATGTCGAAGCCGTCTCCGCGGCAGCCCGATTGGAACTCGCGCGGGACATAGTCGAGCGCAATCGCGAGCTTGCCAGGATCGCAGGCGTACTGGTCGATGTCGGACGGGAGCCTCCCCTGCGCTCGCTTCGTGCCGAAGCGGCACTTGCGGAGGCGCTCGCGGAGCTTGAAGCGGCCCTGGCCGCCGACCGTGCGGCGAGGACTGCGCTCGCCGCGCTTTGGGGCGAGGCAACACCTGCTACGGACGTGCCTTCGGTGTTCCCCGAGATCGAACCTCCGGCGACGCTGCTCGCCTCGCCTTCGGCCTTACGTCTTCAGGTCGCCCGTGCCGAACGCGAGGCTGCAGATGCCGCGATCGCCCGGGAACGCTCTTTAGGCATTCCGGATCCGGCGATATCCGCCGGTGTCCGACGGTTCGAGGAAAGCAGAGACCAGGCGTTCCTCGTAGGCGTTTCGATCCCGTTTCCGTTCAGTAATCGCAACCAGGGAAACATCGCTGCTGCCGAGGCGCGGCTTCGCGCCGCGACGGCACGGGAGGCGATTGCCCGCACCGATTTCGAACTCGAGGTCACGCAGGCTCGCGGACAATTTCTGGCAGCCGAAGCGCGGGTCGAGACCCTCGCGGAGACGTCCTTGCCCCAAGCCGAGGAAGCCTTGCGCCTCGTTCGGATTGGCTACCGCAACGGCAGATTTCCGCTGATCGAAGTTCTGGCTGCGGCCGAAGCGCGCGACACCATCCGTGAAGCATTGATTCAAGCCCAGGAAGATCGTGGCCGCCTGGCGGCGACGCTGATCTGGCTCGGCGCACAATGA
- a CDS encoding efflux RND transporter periplasmic adaptor subunit, which produces MNRRRLAVFIGVIVSIAAAVFMLWPSGSADQHIEETSEEVELPEGLVLLGAEQIEASQIVVETVGQGSAVELVFPATVAASPTASARIDARAAGVVRSVGKTLGDYVRQGETIARIESADAAALAAQLSAARVRVNELSAAYDRERRLFEANVTARQDLEAARANLQVAQSELARAQAAVSAAGVSGDGRSLAVTSPLAGRVTSAPIVLGSFVDAGEELYQVVNPSGMQVEVALPSAEASRIQPGDEATLEIADNREVGARVRSVTPSLDPESRSATAVLSLARPIPGLQPGAFLQARIRPSGEVDTGRMSVPESAVQTIDGAEVVFVRTRRGFQARPVVTGARSGGRVVIESGLEAQWRIATANAFLLKAELEKEEAEHGH; this is translated from the coding sequence ATGAACCGTAGACGTCTGGCCGTTTTTATCGGCGTGATCGTTTCAATCGCCGCTGCAGTGTTTATGCTGTGGCCAAGTGGCAGTGCCGACCAGCACATTGAGGAAACGAGTGAGGAGGTCGAGCTTCCCGAAGGCCTTGTCCTGCTTGGCGCCGAACAAATTGAAGCGTCCCAGATAGTGGTCGAAACCGTCGGCCAGGGATCGGCGGTCGAGCTGGTCTTCCCGGCCACCGTCGCGGCAAGCCCGACGGCAAGTGCCCGCATCGATGCCCGCGCGGCGGGCGTGGTCCGCAGTGTCGGCAAAACGCTGGGCGATTACGTGAGGCAGGGCGAGACGATTGCCCGCATCGAGAGCGCCGACGCGGCTGCTCTCGCAGCGCAGTTGAGCGCAGCGCGCGTGAGGGTCAACGAACTGTCCGCTGCCTACGATCGGGAGCGCCGCCTGTTCGAGGCCAATGTCACCGCACGGCAGGATCTCGAGGCCGCGCGAGCAAATCTGCAGGTCGCCCAGTCGGAACTTGCGCGCGCCCAGGCGGCAGTCTCCGCGGCGGGCGTTAGCGGCGACGGGCGCTCCCTTGCGGTCACGAGCCCGCTCGCAGGCCGAGTGACCTCGGCGCCTATCGTTCTCGGCTCCTTCGTCGATGCCGGGGAAGAACTCTATCAGGTCGTGAATCCGAGCGGCATGCAGGTCGAGGTTGCCCTCCCGTCGGCTGAAGCAAGCCGCATCCAGCCTGGCGACGAGGCGACGCTGGAAATCGCGGACAACCGGGAAGTGGGTGCGCGCGTGCGGTCTGTCACTCCCTCGCTCGATCCCGAAAGCCGCAGCGCTACGGCGGTCCTGTCGCTGGCAAGACCGATCCCCGGTCTGCAACCCGGGGCCTTCCTGCAGGCACGTATCCGCCCCTCGGGTGAGGTCGATACAGGCCGCATGTCGGTGCCGGAAAGTGCCGTCCAGACAATCGATGGCGCAGAAGTGGTCTTCGTTCGCACGCGCCGCGGGTTTCAAGCCCGTCCGGTGGTCACCGGTGCGCGTTCGGGAGGACGCGTGGTCATCGAGTCCGGTCTCGAAGCGCAGTGGCGGATCGCCACCGCCAATGCCTTTTTGCTGAAGGCTGAACTCGAGAAGGAGGAGGCCGAGCATGGACACTGA
- a CDS encoding efflux RND transporter permease subunit: MIGMILDVAVRFRWAMVVLTLGVAIYGVVNLLRLPIDAVPDITNVQVQINTEAPALSPSQVETQVTYPVETGLAGIEGLEMTRSISRNGFSQVTAIFEEGTDIYFARQQVNERLTPISASLPEGAEPVMGPISTGLGEVLMYTIEYEFPDGKEAPLGGAVGWQSDGSFVTERGDRLDSDVAKAAYLRTIQDWVVAPLMRSVDGVAGVDSIGGFEKQYLVQPDPARLTGYGLSFDEVIDALEAANLAEGANFVERAGEALLARVDARLGSVEDIEQAVVSTREGVPIRVGDVATVSIGGDLRTGAASLNGDEAVVGTVLMRAGENSRTVSAQAAERLEEVRSSLPEGIVAEIVYNRSSLVDATIATVEKNLVEGALLVIAILFLLLGNIRAAIIAALVIPFSMLMASIGMNRLGVSGNLMSLGALDFGLIVDGAVIIVENSVARLAARQEHEGRLLTLGERLTETRLAAQEMIKPTVYGQAIILLVFAPLLTFTGVEGKTFSPMAITVMLALASAFVLSLTFVPAMIAILLNKKLTEKEVKPIRIAKERYGPLVRRAITRPWPVIGMGVGIFAFAAFVFSFLGSEFTPQLDERDIAVQSLRIPSTSLERSLAMQRRVEDRLEQFEQVELVFSRTGTAEVASDPMPPNASDAYVILKPREEWPDPDLAKDELVAQMESALSSLVGNLYEFSQPIELRFNELIAGVRGDVAVKIYGDDLSAMTSAANEVAGVLRNVDGAADVKVQQVTGFPTLDIAFDRPAIARYGLKVEDVAQSVAIALGGRPAGLVFEGDRRFDVVVRLSDATRDDFDQLGALPVLLPNGATIPLRSVAEFRVVDGLAEVRREQGRRLVIVSSNVRERDLGSFVEEAQERVAAQVELPAAAFIEWGGQYQNLQAAQERLQIVIPIAFAVILLLLYMAVGGWVPAFAVFSAIPLALAGGIFSLALRGMPFSVSAAVGFIALSGVATLNGLVMVTAIRQRLDRGMALDDAIVAGGLARLRPVLMTALVASLGFVPMAIATGTGAEVQRPLATVVIGGLITATALTLFVLPAILKLVFSTREDDRTWRQRWWDRLRRNVTSDEQRELKDIA, encoded by the coding sequence CTGATCGGCATGATCCTCGACGTCGCCGTGCGCTTTCGCTGGGCGATGGTCGTACTGACGCTCGGTGTGGCAATCTATGGCGTGGTGAATTTGCTGCGCCTGCCCATCGATGCCGTGCCCGATATCACCAATGTACAGGTGCAGATCAACACCGAGGCACCAGCCCTGTCGCCTTCGCAAGTCGAAACGCAGGTCACCTATCCCGTTGAAACCGGGCTTGCCGGTATCGAGGGTCTGGAGATGACCCGCTCAATATCGCGCAACGGGTTCAGCCAGGTGACCGCGATTTTCGAGGAAGGGACCGACATCTATTTTGCGCGTCAGCAGGTCAACGAACGGCTGACGCCCATAAGTGCCTCCCTACCCGAGGGTGCCGAACCGGTGATGGGACCCATCTCGACCGGCTTGGGCGAAGTGCTCATGTATACCATCGAGTACGAGTTTCCTGACGGCAAGGAAGCACCGCTGGGCGGAGCGGTCGGTTGGCAGTCCGACGGGAGCTTTGTGACCGAACGTGGCGACCGGCTCGACAGCGATGTTGCCAAGGCTGCCTATCTGCGAACCATCCAGGACTGGGTGGTTGCCCCCCTCATGCGGTCGGTCGACGGTGTGGCGGGTGTCGACTCGATCGGCGGCTTCGAAAAGCAATACCTTGTCCAACCCGATCCCGCGCGATTGACCGGGTACGGTTTATCGTTCGACGAAGTGATCGATGCGCTGGAAGCGGCCAATCTCGCCGAAGGGGCCAATTTCGTCGAGCGGGCAGGCGAAGCCCTCCTCGCCCGAGTTGATGCGCGCCTCGGCAGTGTCGAGGATATCGAGCAGGCGGTCGTTTCTACACGCGAAGGAGTCCCCATTCGCGTAGGAGACGTCGCCACGGTCAGCATCGGTGGCGACCTGCGAACGGGCGCGGCGTCGCTGAACGGCGATGAAGCGGTCGTGGGCACCGTGCTCATGCGCGCGGGCGAGAACAGCCGCACCGTGTCGGCCCAGGCGGCCGAACGGCTCGAGGAAGTTCGCAGCTCCCTGCCGGAAGGAATTGTCGCGGAGATCGTCTACAACCGGTCTTCGCTGGTCGATGCGACGATCGCGACCGTCGAGAAGAATCTCGTTGAAGGCGCGCTTCTGGTGATCGCGATCCTGTTCTTGCTGCTGGGCAACATCCGGGCAGCGATCATCGCGGCGCTGGTCATTCCCTTTTCCATGCTGATGGCATCGATCGGAATGAACCGGCTCGGCGTGTCGGGCAATCTCATGAGCCTGGGTGCGCTGGACTTCGGCCTGATCGTCGATGGTGCCGTCATCATCGTCGAGAACAGCGTCGCGAGGCTCGCGGCCCGGCAGGAACACGAAGGCCGGCTTCTCACACTGGGCGAAAGGTTGACGGAAACGCGGCTTGCCGCGCAGGAAATGATCAAGCCGACTGTGTACGGGCAGGCGATCATACTTCTCGTCTTCGCACCGCTTCTGACCTTTACCGGGGTCGAAGGCAAAACCTTCTCGCCCATGGCGATCACGGTCATGCTCGCGCTCGCCTCGGCGTTCGTGTTGTCGCTGACCTTCGTCCCGGCAATGATCGCCATCCTGCTCAACAAGAAGCTGACGGAAAAGGAGGTCAAGCCGATCCGGATCGCCAAGGAGCGATACGGACCGCTGGTCCGCAGGGCGATCACCCGCCCTTGGCCGGTCATCGGCATGGGCGTCGGCATCTTCGCCTTTGCGGCCTTCGTGTTCAGCTTCCTCGGGAGCGAGTTCACACCGCAATTGGACGAGCGCGACATCGCCGTGCAATCGCTGCGTATTCCTTCGACATCGCTCGAACGTTCGCTCGCGATGCAAAGGCGGGTCGAGGACCGGCTCGAGCAGTTTGAGCAGGTCGAGCTCGTCTTTTCGCGGACGGGCACGGCGGAAGTGGCCAGTGACCCGATGCCGCCGAACGCTTCCGATGCGTACGTGATCCTCAAACCCCGTGAGGAATGGCCCGATCCCGACCTCGCCAAGGACGAGTTGGTCGCGCAAATGGAGAGCGCCCTCAGCAGTCTCGTCGGCAACCTTTACGAGTTCAGCCAACCGATCGAATTGCGGTTCAACGAATTGATCGCAGGCGTTCGCGGAGATGTTGCCGTCAAGATCTACGGAGACGATCTCAGCGCCATGACCTCGGCGGCGAACGAGGTTGCGGGCGTGCTGCGCAATGTCGACGGCGCCGCGGACGTCAAGGTCCAGCAAGTGACCGGGTTCCCCACCCTCGATATTGCCTTCGATCGGCCAGCGATTGCCCGTTACGGGCTGAAGGTCGAAGACGTTGCGCAATCGGTGGCGATCGCACTGGGCGGTCGGCCTGCGGGCCTCGTTTTCGAAGGCGATCGCCGCTTCGATGTGGTTGTGCGGTTGTCGGACGCGACCCGCGACGATTTCGACCAGCTCGGTGCTTTGCCGGTGCTTCTCCCGAACGGGGCAACCATACCGCTACGCTCGGTTGCCGAGTTCCGTGTGGTGGATGGTCTCGCGGAGGTACGCCGGGAACAGGGACGCAGACTGGTCATCGTCTCCTCCAATGTGCGGGAGCGCGATCTCGGGTCTTTCGTCGAAGAGGCGCAGGAAAGGGTTGCGGCGCAGGTCGAACTGCCCGCTGCCGCGTTTATCGAGTGGGGCGGTCAATACCAGAACCTCCAGGCTGCCCAGGAAAGACTTCAGATCGTCATTCCCATCGCGTTCGCGGTCATTCTCCTGTTGCTCTACATGGCGGTCGGGGGCTGGGTGCCGGCATTCGCCGTGTTCAGCGCGATCCCGCTGGCCCTGGCAGGCGGAATATTCTCCTTGGCCCTGCGCGGGATGCCATTCTCGGTTTCTGCGGCGGTAGGCTTTATCGCCCTGTCGGGCGTAGCGACCTTGAACGGGCTCGTGATGGTGACTGCGATCCGTCAGCGGCTCGACAGGGGCATGGCGCTCGATGACGCCATCGTGGCCGGTGGCCTGGCGCGCCTGAGGCCGGTTCTCATGACCGCGCTCGTTGCATCGCTCGGCTTCGTGCCGATGGCGATTGCGACGGGGACCGGCGCGGAAGTGCAGCGTCCTTTGGCGACAGTGGTCATCGGAGGGTTGATCACCGCTACCGCTCTGACCCTCTTCGTCTTGCCCGCAATTTTGAAGCTGGTTTTCAGTACCAGAGAAGATGACCGGACCTGGCGACAGCGCTGGTGGGACCGGCTGCGGCGCAACGTGACAAGCGATGAGCAGCGCGAGCTGAAGGACATCGCATGA
- a CDS encoding STAS/SEC14 domain-containing protein, with amino-acid sequence MLALKEENGLLWIRAGGRLGDEAYDRFIPQFEHIAEREAGTVPMVIELAPDFSGWNFGGLWRDLKFDIRHKDCFGRIAMIGDSKWEERGWKLSSSLFRAEMKFFRPSQRSHAESWVQTGEDAA; translated from the coding sequence GTGCTGGCACTGAAGGAAGAGAACGGACTGCTCTGGATACGCGCCGGAGGCAGGCTGGGGGATGAAGCCTATGACCGCTTTATTCCCCAATTCGAACATATCGCAGAGCGCGAGGCCGGTACCGTCCCGATGGTGATCGAGCTCGCGCCTGACTTTTCGGGTTGGAACTTCGGAGGTCTCTGGCGCGATCTCAAGTTCGACATCCGGCATAAGGATTGTTTCGGCCGGATCGCCATGATCGGCGACAGCAAATGGGAAGAGCGGGGCTGGAAATTGTCATCCTCACTCTTCCGCGCCGAAATGAAGTTTTTCCGGCCATCACAGCGTAGTCATGCGGAAAGCTGGGTACAAACCGGGGAGGACGCAGCATGA
- a CDS encoding cation transporter, giving the protein MSGGHEVDAGSPEKRKTLWVVLWLNVAIAIGFFAVGYFADSNALLANGLDNSSDAIVYALSLLALTRSRTWKRGAARFSGIMLLVFSAGVIFDAYRRFVEGSDPGGMLMMAMAFVAGLVNLYCLRLLQKVENKDVNMRAATTFSFNDFISNGGIIIAGIVVLITGANWPDLVVGIAVACIALYGGVQILRDTHMDVHDEAGTVHGEKRN; this is encoded by the coding sequence ATGAGTGGCGGACATGAGGTCGATGCCGGGTCGCCCGAAAAGCGCAAGACCCTGTGGGTTGTCCTGTGGCTTAACGTCGCCATCGCGATCGGCTTCTTCGCGGTCGGATATTTTGCCGATTCCAACGCGCTGTTGGCAAACGGCCTCGATAATTCATCGGATGCAATCGTTTATGCGCTCAGCCTGCTTGCGCTAACCCGCTCGCGGACTTGGAAACGCGGGGCCGCGCGTTTCTCCGGCATCATGCTGCTGGTCTTCTCCGCTGGGGTCATTTTCGATGCTTACCGACGGTTCGTGGAAGGTTCCGATCCGGGCGGCATGCTGATGATGGCGATGGCGTTCGTCGCGGGACTGGTGAATCTCTATTGCCTGCGCCTGTTGCAGAAGGTGGAGAACAAGGACGTCAATATGCGGGCGGCGACAACCTTCAGCTTCAACGACTTCATCTCCAATGGCGGGATCATCATCGCCGGCATCGTTGTGCTGATTACCGGTGCCAACTGGCCCGACCTAGTGGTCGGAATAGCGGTCGCCTGCATAGCGCTTTACGGCGGAGTGCAGATCCTGCGCGATACGCATATGGATGTGCACGACGAGGCGGGAACCGTCCACGGCGAGAAGAGGAATTGA
- a CDS encoding cation diffusion facilitator family transporter produces the protein MSDGRLVLAVALNVLLTVAQIIGGILSGSLALIADALHNFSDAASLGLALFARRIGRRPADKLMTFGYARAEVVAALINLTTLLIIGFYLLVEAINRFADPQPVEGWTVIWVAGIALVIDVVTAVMVYASSKNSLNMKAAFLHNVSDALASVGVIVAGVLILRYELYIADLIITVVIAAYVIWQGVTLLPRTVRLLMGAVPGESEFDRIVSDLRDTEGVADVHHVHVWSISEHYRALEAHIVPAESSLQAFEDVKARARGMLETQHAIAHATFEACLAAECDPDMIPDHQVEKNHHHDHDHDH, from the coding sequence ATGAGCGACGGCCGCCTTGTATTGGCCGTCGCCCTCAACGTCCTGCTGACTGTCGCCCAGATCATCGGGGGGATATTGTCGGGTTCGCTCGCACTGATCGCCGATGCGCTGCACAATTTCAGCGACGCGGCATCGCTTGGACTGGCTCTGTTTGCGAGGCGGATCGGGCGCCGGCCAGCCGACAAGCTTATGACCTTCGGCTATGCTCGTGCGGAAGTCGTCGCGGCGCTCATCAATCTGACGACTTTGCTTATCATCGGTTTCTATCTGCTCGTCGAGGCGATCAACCGTTTCGCAGACCCTCAACCCGTTGAGGGGTGGACCGTAATCTGGGTCGCCGGGATAGCGCTGGTGATCGACGTGGTTACGGCGGTGATGGTTTACGCCAGCTCGAAGAACTCCCTCAACATGAAAGCCGCCTTTCTGCACAATGTGTCCGATGCGCTGGCTTCGGTCGGTGTGATCGTGGCTGGCGTACTCATTCTGCGATACGAACTTTATATTGCCGATCTGATCATCACTGTGGTCATTGCTGCCTATGTGATCTGGCAGGGCGTCACTTTGTTGCCTCGCACGGTGCGGCTCTTGATGGGTGCGGTGCCGGGCGAAAGCGAGTTCGATCGCATTGTGAGCGACCTGCGTGACACAGAAGGCGTGGCCGACGTCCATCACGTCCATGTCTGGAGCATCAGTGAGCATTATCGCGCGCTTGAGGCGCATATCGTTCCTGCCGAATCTTCGCTGCAGGCTTTCGAGGATGTGAAGGCGCGGGCTCGCGGTATGCTCGAGACGCAGCACGCCATCGCCCATGCAACGTTCGAAGCCTGTCTCGCTGCGGAGTGTGATCCGGACATGATCCCGGACCATCAGGTCGAGAAGAACCATCACCACGACCATGACCACGACCATTGA
- a CDS encoding acetolactate synthase large subunit encodes MKASDLMVAALEAEGVEYVFAVPGEENLDLLESLRTSAITLVLARHEQGAGFMATTYGRLTGKAGVCLATLGPGATNLTTPAAYAALGAFPLVIITGQKPIKTSKQAQFQIVDVVSLFTPLCKASTQIVNGNRIPSLVREGFRLAQEERPGAVLLELPEDIAEEETIEPVIPPHDRRYAVAGDAALDEAAERIIAAERPLLLIGAGANRRRASKALRKFVSDTGFPFFDTQMGKGVVDEDSELYLGTAALSSGDYVHCAIEKADLIVNIGHDVVEKPPFFMEPGGQTVIHINYKAAEVDQVYFPQLEVIGDIAGSVERLGNRLDGKLQCDRSYYTALHHEIASHISETSDDERFPMVPQRVVADVRSVMARDDIVALDNGIYKIWFARNYIAHEPGTILLDNALATMGAGLPSAMMAAMLAPGRRVLAVCGDGGFMMNSQELETAVRLGLNLVVLVLNDAAYGMIRWKQDQLGFPDYGLTFSNPDFVTYAQSYGATGHRVERSADLVSVLNAAFEAGGVHLVDLPVDYSENKKVLIDELGAKVCEL; translated from the coding sequence ATGAAAGCATCCGATCTCATGGTCGCCGCACTCGAAGCCGAGGGCGTCGAATATGTTTTCGCCGTTCCAGGCGAAGAAAACCTGGATCTTCTGGAATCGCTGCGAACTTCCGCCATCACGCTGGTTCTGGCCCGTCACGAACAGGGCGCTGGCTTCATGGCGACGACCTATGGCCGCCTGACCGGCAAGGCAGGTGTGTGCCTGGCGACTCTCGGGCCTGGGGCGACGAACCTGACCACACCGGCGGCCTATGCCGCGCTCGGGGCCTTTCCGCTTGTCATCATTACCGGACAGAAGCCGATAAAGACATCGAAACAGGCCCAGTTCCAGATCGTCGATGTCGTTTCCCTGTTCACTCCGCTCTGCAAGGCTTCGACCCAGATTGTGAACGGCAACCGCATCCCCTCTCTCGTTCGCGAAGGTTTCCGCCTGGCGCAGGAAGAAAGACCCGGAGCCGTCCTCCTGGAACTGCCCGAAGATATCGCTGAAGAGGAAACGATCGAACCGGTCATACCGCCGCATGACAGGCGTTATGCGGTCGCCGGAGATGCTGCGCTCGACGAAGCGGCCGAGCGCATCATCGCGGCTGAGCGGCCATTGCTCCTGATCGGTGCCGGAGCGAACCGCCGCCGCGCTTCGAAAGCGTTGCGCAAATTCGTGTCTGATACCGGCTTTCCCTTCTTCGACACCCAGATGGGCAAGGGCGTGGTCGATGAAGATAGCGAGCTCTATCTGGGCACCGCGGCGCTATCGTCGGGCGATTATGTTCACTGCGCAATCGAAAAGGCCGATCTGATCGTCAATATCGGTCACGACGTGGTGGAGAAGCCGCCCTTCTTCATGGAGCCGGGCGGGCAGACCGTCATCCATATCAATTACAAGGCAGCCGAAGTCGATCAGGTCTACTTCCCGCAGCTCGAGGTCATCGGCGACATCGCCGGATCGGTCGAGCGGCTGGGAAACCGCCTGGATGGCAAGCTGCAGTGCGACCGCAGCTATTATACCGCCCTGCATCACGAGATTGCATCGCACATCTCCGAGACCAGCGACGACGAACGTTTTCCAATGGTCCCCCAGCGCGTGGTTGCCGACGTACGCAGCGTAATGGCGCGCGATGATATCGTTGCGCTCGACAACGGCATCTACAAGATCTGGTTCGCCAGAAACTACATCGCCCACGAGCCTGGCACCATCCTGCTCGACAATGCATTGGCGACGATGGGTGCTGGCCTTCCATCCGCCATGATGGCTGCGATGCTGGCGCCGGGGCGCAGAGTGCTCGCGGTATGCGGCGATGGCGGGTTCATGATGAACTCGCAGGAACTGGAAACGGCCGTCAGGCTTGGACTGAACCTTGTCGTTCTCGTTCTGAATGATGCAGCATACGGGATGATCCGCTGGAAGCAGGACCAGCTTGGCTTTCCGGACTACGGCCTGACCTTTTCCAATCCCGACTTTGTCACCTACGCACAAAGCTATGGAGCGACCGGCCACCGTGTCGAGCGAAGTGCGGATCTGGTTTCGGTCCTGAACGCCGCATTCGAGGCTGGCGGCGTGCACCTTGTCGATCTGCCCGTCGACTATTCCGAAAACAAGAAGGTGCTGATTGATGAACTCGGCGCAAAGGTGTGTGAGCTATGA
- a CDS encoding aldehyde dehydrogenase family protein yields MKTIVHNPFDRSPIAEVPLVGWAQIDEWLNEAQLLHRDRHGWLAVHERVAILRRAADIMRERAEDLALQIVREGGKPLVDARVEAGRAINSVDLCVQALSDGGGHEIPMDLTEAGAGRTAYTFREPIGPVVAISAFNHPLNLIVHQVGPAVAAGCPVLIKPALETPLSCQSFVGILHEAGLPGAWCRFAPCSNNVAERMVTDPRTAFFSFIGSAKIGWMLRSKLAPGTRIALEHGGAAPVIVDSGVERAAVIASLLKGGFYHSGQVCVSVQRVFVPAAELKDFANDLGRAAEKLVVGDPADAETQCGPLIRTEEVDRVERWVDEAIAAGGTLVCGGSRLSDTLFSPTVIVDPPESAKVSQEEIFGPVICVYGYDDIDLAIEQANALPYAFQAAVFSDRLSIANHCIRSLTGSAVMVNDHTAFRVDWMPFAGLRRSGLGVGGIAYTMEDMSIEKMAVWNWPTAAS; encoded by the coding sequence ATGAAAACGATCGTTCACAATCCTTTCGACCGCTCGCCGATTGCAGAAGTACCGCTTGTTGGCTGGGCTCAAATCGATGAATGGCTGAATGAAGCGCAGTTGCTCCACCGCGACCGCCATGGCTGGCTTGCCGTGCACGAGCGTGTCGCCATCCTCCGGCGGGCTGCGGATATCATGCGCGAACGAGCCGAGGATCTGGCTCTCCAGATCGTCAGGGAGGGCGGCAAACCCCTGGTCGATGCGCGCGTGGAAGCCGGTCGCGCGATCAACAGCGTCGACTTGTGCGTTCAGGCGCTCAGCGATGGCGGCGGTCACGAGATCCCCATGGACCTGACAGAAGCGGGTGCGGGAAGGACGGCATATACCTTCCGCGAGCCGATCGGTCCTGTCGTGGCGATCTCGGCATTCAATCACCCGCTCAACCTAATCGTCCATCAGGTTGGACCGGCGGTAGCAGCCGGGTGCCCCGTTCTCATCAAGCCTGCGCTGGAAACGCCTCTTTCATGCCAGAGCTTCGTGGGCATTCTCCATGAAGCCGGCCTGCCCGGGGCCTGGTGCCGGTTCGCTCCGTGCAGCAACAATGTCGCCGAAAGAATGGTAACCGATCCGCGCACGGCGTTCTTCTCATTCATCGGTTCTGCGAAAATCGGCTGGATGCTTCGCTCGAAGCTGGCGCCGGGAACCCGCATTGCTCTCGAGCACGGCGGTGCGGCGCCGGTAATCGTGGACAGCGGCGTGGAGCGCGCAGCAGTGATCGCCTCGTTGCTAAAAGGCGGGTTCTATCATTCGGGTCAGGTCTGCGTTTCCGTGCAGCGCGTATTCGTCCCTGCTGCAGAATTGAAAGACTTCGCCAATGACCTAGGGCGAGCTGCCGAAAAGCTGGTCGTGGGCGATCCCGCCGATGCTGAGACCCAATGCGGACCCCTGATCCGAACGGAGGAAGTTGACCGCGTCGAACGCTGGGTCGATGAAGCCATCGCAGCAGGAGGCACCCTGGTGTGCGGGGGAAGCCGTCTGAGTGACACTCTTTTCTCCCCGACCGTCATTGTTGATCCTCCGGAAAGCGCCAAGGTATCCCAGGAAGAAATCTTCGGCCCCGTGATCTGCGTGTATGGCTATGACGATATCGACCTGGCTATCGAGCAGGCCAATGCCCTGCCTTACGCCTTTCAGGCCGCTGTATTCAGCGATCGGCTGTCAATCGCCAATCATTGCATCAGGTCTCTGACGGGATCGGCGGTGATGGTGAACGACCATACGGCATTCCGCGTCGACTGGATGCCTTTTGCAGGGCTGCGCCGCTCCGGGCTTGGCGTCGGCGGGATCGCCTACACGATGGAGGATATGAGCATTGAAAAAATGGCCGTCTGGAACTGGCCGACAGCAGCATCATAA